The sequence below is a genomic window from bacterium.
ACCTCGATGTTCGGATCAGGCACGATGTGCTCGGTATCAATCCGACCGCCAAGACGGTCACCTACAGGGACTTGGAATTAGGCAAGGAGTGCGAGATAGCATACGACCGACTGGTGTTGAGCCCTGGCGCCTCGCCTATTAGGCCGCCAATTCCGGGCCTTTCTGCGCCGAACGTGTTTGTGCTTCACTCGCTTGCTGATGCTGACGCGATAATAAATTACATAAGGGAACGCGGCCCGAAGAATGCGGTCATCGTTGGTGGCGGTTACATCGGTCTTGAGATGGCCGAGGCGCTGTCGCGGAACGAGCTTTCGGTAACGATCGTCGAGATGCTGCCGAACGTTCTGGGCACGATGGACGATGAGCTCACATCGCTGGTCGAGGCGCATCTTGAGAAGCAGGGGGTTGGGTTGGCGCTTTCGTCGCCGCTTGAGAAGGTGGTGCTTGGTGAGGATGGATACGTCCGCGCGGTCGTGGCAGGGGGCAAGCAGTATCCCGCCGACATGGTGTTCTTGGCCCTCGGGATCAGGCCCAACGTGCGCCTCGCAAAGGAGGCGAAGATACAGCTCGGAGGAACTGGCGCCATCGCCACGGATTGGAAGCAGAAGACGTCGGACGAGAGCATCTTCGCCGCTGGCGATTGCTGCGAGTCGCAGGACATCGTGACCGGCAGGAAGGTGTGGGTGGCTCTTGGGACGACCGCCAACAAGCAAGGAAGGATAGCGGGAGACAACGCGGCTGGCGGCTATTCGGTCTTCAAGGGAATCACCTCGACTGCGATCTCTAAGACATTTGATATTGAGATCGGGCGGGGCGGCCTGACGGAAAAGGAGGCCAAGAAACTCGGCCTCGATTACGAGACGGTCGTTGCGAGCGCGAGGTCCAGGTCTGGGACGTACCCCGGAGCCCGGAAGATGCGAGTGAAGCTCGTATTCGAGCGAGTTGGCGGCAGGCTGCTCGGTGGTCAGGTAGTCGGCGAGGATGGTGTGCTCGCCCGAACCAATGTGCTAGCCTGTGCGCTGTTCAATCGTCTGACCGTCGAGGAGGCCGCGCGTTACGACCTCGCCTACTCTCCTCCCTTCGCCCCCGTCTGGGACGCAGTGCTCGTTGCGTGCAATCTGGCAGTTAAGAAGGTGAAGGCGAGGTAGGGGATGTCTTTAGCTGGCCTTCTTGGTGGCAACGCTGTTAGAATGTGTCGGAATTGGGGAACGATTAGAGTGATAGTCTGACAAGGACTGCGCAATGCTTACGAAGCTGATCATCAGAAACTTCAAGCGATTCAAGAGTGTCGAGATAGAGCTCGGGAATCCCGTCGTCTTCATCGGCCCCAACAACTCCGGCAAGACATCAGCTCTTCAGGCACTATCTTTGTGGGAGCTGGGTCTGAGGCACTGGACTGAGAAGCGGAAGGGGCAGAAGACCCCAGAAAAGCGACCGGGCATCACCATCAACAGGCAAGACCTCATCATGCTCCCGGTGCCGGGGACGAAACTGCTCTGGCATGAACTCAGGGTGAAAAAACCGGGCACACAAGGGAGGGACCCCGCTTTCATAGACGTGAGGGTGCAAGGCATAACGCGAGGCGCCGAATGGAAGTGCGGATTTGAGTTCTACTATGCCAACGAGGAGTCGTTTTATTGTCGCCCGTTGCGCCTCAGCGAGGCAAAGAATCCTGAGAGAATGTTCGTTCCCGAAGAGGCGGAAGGCGTTAGGCTGGCTTTTCTTCCACCCATGTCCGGCCTTGCTGCCGCTGAGACAAGGCTCGACGAGGGTGCTATCAACGTTCGAATCGGCGAAGGAAGAACCGCAGAGGTCCTCCGCAATCTCTGCTACAAGGTATATCAGGAGACTAATGGCTCTTGGGAGAGGCTGACCGGACAGATACAGCGGCTTTTCGGGTGCGAGCTCAACCTGCCCGAGTATATCGCCGAACGTGGTGAGGTAACGATGAGTTATAGCGAACGTGGCATAACTCTCGACCTATCGTCGTCTGGTCGAGGTCTCCAGCAGACGCTTCTCGTCCTTGCATATATGTATGCGAATCCTGGCGCTGTCCTACTGCTCGATGAGCCAGCAGCCCATCTTGAGATGCTCCGGCAGAGGCAGACTTATGAACTACTGACTGATGTAGCCCGCGAGAACGACAACCAGATCATCGCAGCAAGCCATTCCGAGGTCCTTTTGAACGAGGCCGCGAGCAAGGACACGGTGGTGGCGTTCGTCGGTCGGCCTCACCGTATGCTGGCAGCCCGGAAGGACGAGGTGCTGAAGTCCCTGAAGGAGATCGGTTACGACCAGTACTATCTTGCGGAGCAAACCGGCTGGGTGTTGTATCTGGAGGGGGAGACAGACCTCGACATCTTGAGGGCGTTTGCGAAGCGTCTGGACCACCAGGGAGCGCTCAAGGCTCTTGAGCGGCCCTTTGTCCGCTACACGACCGACATCACGGGCGGAGTAAACAAGCACTTCTACCCACTGAGAGAGGCGTTCCCGGACCTGAAGGGCGTGGCGCTTTTCGACAGGCATGACAAGAGCCCTGCTGATGAGAAAGGGCTCGTCTGGTTGATGTGGGAGCGGCGCGAGATCGAGAGCTATCTATGCTTCCGTGATGTGCTCATTGCCTACGCTGAAAGCACGGCCAGAAAAAAGGCACCGGGACTGGTATTCGAGGCAGCGGAGGTTAAGAGGCGAGGAGAAACGATGCAGAAGGAGATTGCCACCCTGGAGGATGCGATGAAGACACTCAAGAAGGGCTCACCCTGGGACGGGGAGATGAAGGTCAGCGACGAGTTCCTGACGCCTCTATTCGAGAACTACTACGAGAAATTGGGGCTCTATAACGATATGGCCAAACGATCATTCCATGAACTAGTAGACTTCGTCCCAGTCGAGAATCTGTCAGGTGAGGTCAAGCAGAAGCTCGATGCGATAGCTGAGGTGGCAAAGCAAGCACGGCCCGTATCGGAAGCTGAGTAGGCGACCCCTCCGAAAGCTTGAACGTGATTTTTGGGGAGTTTATACTAACAGCAATTGTTGTTGTGGAGTTGTTTTATCAAAGAAGGAGGCTGAACGATGGCAGAGTTCGTGAATCCATTCAGCGGGGTCGTTCCGGGCCGGAAGCTGACCGATTCGGAGCTTCTCCGGGCGCTGAGATTGACGCTTGCCGCCGAGGAAGAGGCGGTCCATTTGTATGAGTCGATCGTGGATGCAACCGACAACAAGCTGGCCAAGGCTGTCCTGCACGACATAGCGAATGAAGAGCGTGTCCACGCGGGTGAGTTCCAGCGCCTCATCAATATCTTGGCGCCGGAAGAGGAGAGGTTTTTGGCAGAGGGGGCCGAGGAGGTCAACGAGATGGCGTCTGACCTCGAGGGATAGTATTCTAAGAGCCCTTCGAGGCCAACTGGAATAGCGATGACATGCCCGGAGTCGGTTTCCTTGGAGATTGGCGCAATAGTTATCGATAAATGCACAGGTCCCTCGGATGGACGCTATGAGTTGCTCGTTTCTGATTAATGCCCGAGCCGCTTCAATACCTTTTCAGTGATTCCTATCCGCTCCTCAGCGGCGGCCAGAATACTATGGATCGCATCTGCGTAGGACATGCCGGCCAGCGCAGCCGCTTTTACTAAGTGGCCGTCCCAGCACCAGCCAGGGTTCGGATTCGCCTCGAGTAATCTGGGACTGCCTTCGCCATCCAGGCGCCAATCAAACCGGAAGTAATCGCGACATTCGACCCGGCCCGCAAGCAGAAGGCACCACTCGACAATCGTTTCTTCCACACTTGAGAGAAGATCGGCGGGAATGGTCTTGATTTTCCAGTATGGAGAGTCGGGGCACCACTTTGCCTCATAACCGCAGATTCTGGGCAGGTCCGGGGGCAGGGTCGAGTAATCTTCCTGGGTTATGGGGAGCACCTGATAGGAACCGCCTGGTTGCCCTATAATTCCTACCGTTAGGTCCTTACCGGTGAGAAACTCCTCCACAAGGATGGGCTTATCATACCCAAACTGCTCCCGCAAACGGCTAACTGCATCAACCAGAGCTTCTTCGCTTTCCACCACGCTGTCAGCGAAAATGCCGAAACTGGAATCGCCCAAATTGGGCTTCACTATGACAGGATAGGATACAGCGATTTCTATACTCTGTGCATCGGGCAGA
It includes:
- a CDS encoding FAD-dependent oxidoreductase, which translates into the protein MNRTVNKLVVVGASAGGLSAASRARRVNPGLEIVVFEKTEHVSVGFCELPYLIAGYIKDRREVIAVSLENLREKRNLDVRIRHDVLGINPTAKTVTYRDLELGKECEIAYDRLVLSPGASPIRPPIPGLSAPNVFVLHSLADADAIINYIRERGPKNAVIVGGGYIGLEMAEALSRNELSVTIVEMLPNVLGTMDDELTSLVEAHLEKQGVGLALSSPLEKVVLGEDGYVRAVVAGGKQYPADMVFLALGIRPNVRLAKEAKIQLGGTGAIATDWKQKTSDESIFAAGDCCESQDIVTGRKVWVALGTTANKQGRIAGDNAAGGYSVFKGITSTAISKTFDIEIGRGGLTEKEAKKLGLDYETVVASARSRSGTYPGARKMRVKLVFERVGGRLLGGQVVGEDGVLARTNVLACALFNRLTVEEAARYDLAYSPPFAPVWDAVLVACNLAVKKVKAR
- a CDS encoding AAA family ATPase, which translates into the protein MLTKLIIRNFKRFKSVEIELGNPVVFIGPNNSGKTSALQALSLWELGLRHWTEKRKGQKTPEKRPGITINRQDLIMLPVPGTKLLWHELRVKKPGTQGRDPAFIDVRVQGITRGAEWKCGFEFYYANEESFYCRPLRLSEAKNPERMFVPEEAEGVRLAFLPPMSGLAAAETRLDEGAINVRIGEGRTAEVLRNLCYKVYQETNGSWERLTGQIQRLFGCELNLPEYIAERGEVTMSYSERGITLDLSSSGRGLQQTLLVLAYMYANPGAVLLLDEPAAHLEMLRQRQTYELLTDVARENDNQIIAASHSEVLLNEAASKDTVVAFVGRPHRMLAARKDEVLKSLKEIGYDQYYLAEQTGWVLYLEGETDLDILRAFAKRLDHQGALKALERPFVRYTTDITGGVNKHFYPLREAFPDLKGVALFDRHDKSPADEKGLVWLMWERREIESYLCFRDVLIAYAESTARKKAPGLVFEAAEVKRRGETMQKEIATLEDAMKTLKKGSPWDGEMKVSDEFLTPLFENYYEKLGLYNDMAKRSFHELVDFVPVENLSGEVKQKLDAIAEVAKQARPVSEAE
- a CDS encoding ferritin family protein: MAEFVNPFSGVVPGRKLTDSELLRALRLTLAAEEEAVHLYESIVDATDNKLAKAVLHDIANEERVHAGEFQRLINILAPEEERFLAEGAEEVNEMASDLEG